Proteins encoded by one window of Marixanthomonas sp. SCSIO 43207:
- a CDS encoding DUF4870 domain-containing protein gives MEVINHTAKRTDNQLLVITHVSQLLTYITGFGGLIVPLVIWLTQKDKVIGMDEHGKAIVNFQLTLILLTIISIPAILLLGLGILMLIFIGIVAFVLPIVNAVRASNNESPSLFMTIRFIS, from the coding sequence ATGGAAGTAATCAATCACACCGCAAAACGAACCGACAACCAATTGTTGGTCATCACACATGTATCACAACTGTTAACCTATATTACTGGATTTGGAGGGCTTATTGTGCCTTTGGTTATCTGGCTTACTCAAAAAGATAAAGTAATAGGGATGGATGAGCATGGTAAAGCTATTGTTAATTTTCAACTAACGTTGATATTATTAACCATCATTAGTATTCCGGCTATATTATTATTGGGCTTAGGAATTTTAATGTTAATTTTTATAGGTATTGTAGCCTTTGTTTTACCTATTGTAAATGCCGTAAGAGCTAGTAATAATGAATCGCCAAGTTTATTTATGACCATTCGTTTTATTTCATAA
- the mnmE gene encoding tRNA uridine-5-carboxymethylaminomethyl(34) synthesis GTPase MnmE yields the protein MTHTDTIVALATPSGAGAIAIIRLSGVDAISIASQLFNSVSGKDLKKQKTHTVHLGTFQDGDRVIDQVLATVFKNPNSYTGEDVVEFSCHGSQYIQQEIIQVCLRNGCRMAQAGEFTLRSFLNGKIDLSQAEAVADLINSDSEASHQLAIQQMRGGFSSEIKTLRQELLNFASLIELELDFAEEDVEFANRDEFQKLITRITHVLKRLIDSFATGNVLKNGIPVAIAGEPNVGKSTLLNALLNEERAIVSDIAGTTRDTIEDEITIGGIGFRFIDTAGIRETTDTIEGLGIKKTFEKINASQVVMYLLDSLQLVANASKLKQAHIDIAKIKNNYPQKPLLVVANKVDELSESQKETLTSEIDKLYLLSAKTGAGVEDLTSSLLNFVNTGALRNNETIVTNTRHYDALLKALEEINKVQQGIDTNLSSDLLAIDIRQALHYFGEITGEISNDELLGNIFANFCIGK from the coding sequence ATGACGCATACAGATACTATTGTAGCTTTAGCAACACCTTCGGGAGCTGGTGCTATTGCTATCATTCGCCTTTCAGGTGTTGATGCTATTAGCATTGCTTCACAACTTTTTAATTCTGTTTCTGGAAAGGATTTAAAAAAACAGAAAACACATACCGTTCACTTAGGAACTTTTCAAGACGGTGACCGAGTTATAGATCAAGTTTTAGCAACAGTTTTTAAAAACCCAAATAGTTACACAGGAGAAGATGTTGTTGAATTTTCTTGTCACGGAAGTCAATATATTCAACAAGAAATAATACAAGTATGCCTTCGTAATGGTTGCCGAATGGCTCAAGCAGGTGAGTTTACGTTACGATCTTTTCTAAATGGAAAGATAGATTTAAGTCAAGCCGAAGCGGTAGCCGATTTAATTAATAGTGATTCTGAAGCTTCACATCAATTAGCGATACAACAAATGCGAGGTGGTTTTTCTTCAGAAATAAAAACATTAAGACAAGAGTTGTTAAACTTTGCATCGTTAATAGAACTAGAACTAGACTTTGCCGAAGAAGATGTAGAGTTTGCCAATAGAGATGAGTTTCAGAAGTTAATTACACGAATTACTCACGTATTAAAACGATTGATAGATTCATTTGCCACTGGAAACGTATTAAAAAATGGAATTCCTGTTGCTATAGCAGGAGAACCTAATGTAGGAAAATCAACCTTATTAAACGCACTATTAAACGAAGAACGCGCTATAGTTAGTGATATTGCGGGTACTACCCGTGATACGATTGAAGATGAAATTACAATTGGCGGTATAGGCTTTCGGTTTATTGATACAGCAGGAATACGTGAAACAACAGATACTATTGAAGGCTTAGGAATTAAAAAAACCTTTGAAAAAATTAATGCCTCACAAGTAGTTATGTATCTTTTGGATAGTCTTCAACTTGTAGCCAATGCATCCAAATTAAAACAAGCTCACATTGATATTGCAAAAATTAAAAATAACTATCCACAAAAACCACTGCTGGTAGTAGCCAATAAAGTTGATGAGCTTTCTGAAAGCCAAAAAGAAACACTTACTTCTGAAATAGATAAACTTTATCTACTCTCTGCAAAAACTGGTGCCGGTGTTGAAGACTTAACCTCTTCCCTATTAAACTTTGTAAATACCGGCGCACTGCGCAATAATGAAACCATTGTTACCAATACCCGCCATTATGATGCGCTGTTAAAAGCTCTTGAAGAAATTAATAAAGTACAACAGGGTATTGATACCAATCTAAGTAGTGATTTGCTTGCTATTGATATAAGGCAAGCATTGCATTATTTTGGCGAAATCACAGGAGAAATAAGCAATGATGAGTTGTTAGGCAATATATTTGCAAATTTCTGTATCGGGAAGTAA